The window aattgaccattttacccctgcacctcaaaatttcggcccgaagccaaccaaaccTACTAAAACACCTCGAAAcctatttaaaatcatttctAAGACACAACCTTGAGCCCATTCCATAACTtttacgattcgttttaaaatttggatcggagtcccggttttaacttGAATCAACCTGAAATTTAACCTaactttcccaaattttaaccaTAACCTATTTGCACCCTACCAGCCCCTAAAACAACCAAATTCCAGCTATTTTTGAACCCTCTAAAGATGGCTGCCACTTGCTGGAAGTTTCGACACCTTGCATCCTCCAAACTCTATTACACCTAACCCTCAAGAATTCGATCCTAGCCCAGACTAGACTCGACCAGCCTCAAACCAACCACTCCTAGCTCACCTTTGGACCCTCCTGGACCTGACTAACCACTGCCTTCAGTCCCTTGCACGTGCATCACTCAGTTCACCATGAAAAACCCGATCTAGCCACCAACTTGCCCTAACCCGCCATCTAGCTTCGATCCATGCATGGCCTCACTACCAGCCGATTACAGACCACCCCAAGGCCTTGTTACGGCCACTCTCGTCCCAAACCAACCATTGGAACGAGCCATGCACGGCTACTCATCACTCCTTACCCGATCTAGTCCTTGCGTCACTATAACCCTAGAACCGATCCCTCAcatttacatcatatattaaataattaaaaataattatttaattaaaatatttttccttaattgtcatcggtctccgttcctcgtttgAGAATAAAATACTGCTAAAAACCCTATATCATGCAATCTTAATGAACTAAGAActaaacatatatattcatgctaaaatcatgcatttaatgcattgaaaataaattaattaatatatataagaaatttgataactttgATGCATGTGGTTaacgtggaccttaaaatttttggGGACGTTACAGTTTAACTCCTAACGACATAATAAAATCtcaaacaatagttaaacacaAGTTTTTAAGCTAGAAATACTAaaagaatgaagaagaaaaagaacgTTGCGAGAAAATCCAGAGTTCTTTGCTTGCATCCTCGATTCCAGGAGTTTTGTTTCTCCTTGCGCTTGGTGGCTGCTGATAAAAAATGATATATCCTCCAATTTTCCTCCAATAGGGTATTTAACCCTAAAAAACATCCAAAAATGCTTCAAAGTTGAAAAGAATTCGATTATGGAAAATTTCTTTCTTTGCTCACGCTGGGGCGATCGAGAAATCCCGCCCCAGCGCGAGTTCTGATGTCTCGTTCTTTCATTCTTCAACCTCTCGTGTTCGGGCTATCGAGAAATCCTGCCCCAGCTCGATGTCTTTTTCCCGATGTTGAATTTACAATTTCTCGTGTTGGGGTGGTTGGAACTACTTCCCTAGCTCGAGGTTTTCTGTCTTACTTCTTCATTTTCATCTAAATTTTCATCTTTTCCACTCGTTTCTTGCACATTCATAAAACTCGGTGAGTCGTGATCATATGCAACAATTAACGACAAAATGAACAAAACATGGACTCaatacacaaaaaaattatgcaaaCATAGACTCAAACAATGCAATAAAACATGTAAATACAACCTCTATCAGAGACATATCAATAGAGAGATTCACGTCTACaaataatgttgttgatccactgaTGAAGCCCCTGCCAGAACCATTGTTTCAGCAGCATCGTAAAGCAATGGGTTTGAAATATATAGGTAGTTGGCTATAGGAAAAATGAGATATTGTAAGAATAGGTGCCCAACGAGCCAACTTGTAGCTTGAACTTGATTGACtcttatataaaaacaatatatattttaataatattttacgattttatccaGTTATGAATTttgctttatctgtatacccaaaCAAGCTATATAGATAAATTACTTGAATATgtaataggtaccatgaggtccgCCTCGCAACTTAAGATCATAGAACTCATTAAGAAGTGTACCAAGTATTTTATACagattcctagtcgattcaaccacctaaaataaggataaagatcgcttgagcttaagactagcatctgtgaagtaaacgtcatgtttcattagtaaggtcatggagatgtccattcatatagatgagtgatcatttgatgatgcaatGAACAATCCTCCATCGGACTTTTCAAGTAGTTATCACTTATCGTGTGGAATAATATGCGGctatgattgtacatcattagtcctttgatCCGGCACAACGTAGAGGCTTTACGTACTAGCAtgtactttgatccgtttactgaCTCTATTGAAGTCATCAGGTACCGAGGTTGGATGTAGTTTCATAATAAGGATGAGTCAATATATTGTAGTCacggattcaccgctcacctactaGTGAAGATattctatgtgatctgatgagttaatagttcAAGGAATATCTGGCCTGAGTAATACATTTGCATTtggaaaggtgtttcctcagttgcacataccatgtcactgttattatcaaatatatattgcaaccctcgatataccaatggttgcaggtTCTATTAAggtatatgagttgaagggataGTACTTTACACTAATCATAACTTAGGTTTTTgcaggaaatatgaaaaatatctaGAGGATCATGGGATGATACTCCTAGAAGCTTTTACCATCATCCGATTGGTGTAATTAGACTTTAGCTCTAACAATCTTGATCAaggggttgatgaaaagaatgaggcttaTTAATATAAATCCGAATAGAAACAAATGTTGCTTTGAATCATATGAAGTTATGAACTCACAACTAgttgtatctctgaaccattgaagaTCACACAATTATCAGATTATGTGTTCCCAttgagatagtcaagttcaagTAGTACTTGAATTTAGCAACTGTAGTTTTTtggagatcaaacagattgtttataaaagagtttatcaGTTGATTCCATGTAATAGAAAATGTGAAAGTTAGCTTAACGGCTAATTAGGtgaggagagtggaactgtTTGTTTTAGTGAAAGAGTTCACAAAACTTGGCAGCTGCCAAAAATGGATCAGGGAAAAATTTTGgctttcgaaattttcatttttcatttgatgaaTGAGATTTTTACCATCGATACATGGGCAATGTCTGATTGTCGATCGACGttgtaataaatttataattatttatttagtaaatttagaatctactaattaaataataatattaacagtGATGACTACTTAGTGCAAAATTTTCATGAAACATTTTAGAAGAGTCTAcaatagattaattaattaattgactaataaaaaaaagttatttaatttaaagcataaacaaataaatatatgtatatatacgtgtttatggatatatatattgtattatcaaaagttgataatgATTGAATTATGCATAGTATTTTAAAGAGTAGAAAATATACATGAGAAATTTTATATAATGGAATTATTGTATCCTAATTCAAGTATGATTTCTAATTAGATCAGGaattaaaacttatatttcattaagggttatatgaaataacataatttttacaTACAAAATTTGTCCAAAAAATTTTCTCCTTCTCTCCCcaaaaattttcggccatctcAATTTTCCACCTCGCCACAGCTCTGACATCGTCACAACATCGTCGGATTTCTGAATTTCCAATGATCCAATCTCGACGCAAACTTCGTTTAGATCTCTAGTGCAATCTGTATGAGGAACAAAAAATTTTATCGTCGACTTGATTTGACGATCGAAGAAGGAGGCAGATCCGTTcatagggatttacaagaaagGTTATATCCACTTAAAACCCAGAATAGTTGGAACCGACATTGTATACGCAAATGTACATCGGATCTAAAAACTCTATGAATGGTTTAAATCATACGACGCCCAAAGAACGTTTTGAACGtcaaaactaaaaattttaaaatttcaatgcGTCTTGAGTGCGAGAAAACGGTATTCCAATAAATACAACTTTGAAGGCGTGAAAATActggaaaataaaagtttttgtatattttttgatgatttcaTGATAGATACCtgattatatttgatttttaagaatTAGATTGGGAAATTTAGCGTCATTTATCTTATTTTTGTGTGAAGATTCTAAATTTTTGTTGTCAAGAAATATGTGCATAACTATTTCAGATAAAGATGATAAATTATACAGATTTGGGGAGACGGGCTTGAGAGGACAATTTGACCAGTTTGAAGAAGTTTAATTATGATGATCAAAAGAAGTTAAGAGGATCTGGACAGTTTCGTGAGGATCTCAAAAGAATAATCATTTGTCAAGATCCTAAAGTCTAAGTAGTGATTGTGCTAAATAGGTGAGAAGTAAAAAGTTAAAAGAAAGATGTTTTATAGGAAGTAGGTAGTCAGCTACTTATCATTCAACAATCGGCATATTTATTAAAAGTGTGTTCCTGGCTATGTCCTGAGGTATTGTGTTTCGGTTATTACCCAGGCGAACACTTTAAACAGGTGCCCCTCAAACGAGGGCCTCTGCCTAGGCACGGGGCAACTGTGAGGTGCAGAAACGTGCTCTTGAGTCCTATGTAGTTGAGATTTTTTGCGTAAACAAAGTAATTCAAGCCCAACAAATTTTAAAGCTCAATTAGCAAAGCTCATACCTATTTGATGTTTAAAAAATCCTACATGCATACGTTTCATCTCCCTCGTGCTCAAATCTATATGTGAGTCGCTAAATTGGAGTGCAACTGTGCATCCCGATATTTTGTGAGTTTCTTCATTGCAATTGATGTTGCAATCAAGGTAATATCTCACTCTCTCTATCTCTACAAGTTCTATCCGCTCATATCTTGTTTTTGTTGTTAAATCGCGTAGCAAGTTACTCCTTAATCCTCATACATTTAATTTATCATGCTTCTTTTTATCTAAACTCCAAATTCTGTTTGTTTAAACATATTTTCTCGGCTCTTGATTTTTCTAGCCCCCATCATCTttcacaaatatttttattaatttttatttatattatttattatctttgtgaaaaatatttagtttatGTAGTATTATAGAATAAATCACTTCATATatgttcaattttaaaatacaatttacTTCGATAAACCGTGCAGGGCCTGCACTTCAAGCTCAAGGGGTACCCTAACGTTTTAGTGTGTCTTACGCCCTAAAAAACTATGACAATCGGCAAAGATCACACTCCAAAGCTCAGCTACACTATAAGCAGGAATGACCAATTGAGACTTTGGAAGTCAGCTTTCCGTAAACAGCTGAGGGTAAGGAGCTGGTACAAACAGAAGAATAATGCAAAGAAGCTAATATCACTATCAGTTAAGGCAAGCCAATTGTTAAAGCTGAGAACCAGCATAGACGAGTAATGGCAGAGGGTCCGGTCCGGCAGCTCAGCTGCTCACATGCATGGGAACCATACACGGGCTATGATTTTGCGTGCATGAGATTTATAAAGAGCAAAAGGTAATATCCTGTTTATATGTCTGTCTCATCACGATCTAAAGTTGTCAACCTTTGCACCAGACCTCTGATCATATAGGATCTGAGTCTAATCAACTAATCCACCCCCAAGTATAAGGATTTGATACTAAAAAATCCTATCACGGTCACGTATTGCCATCTCTTCAATTTCATAAATGCAAAAGCTAGAATGAACAAGACAAAtaaatttatgataaatattGTTTAAAGATCCATGAACTTGTTACATTTAGAAAAGACATCATGTCAACAAAGTAACAAACAACATATGGTATATATATCTTATGGTAGACAAATTACACGACTCAGTTTATTGATAACAcgaaaaaggaaaattatcaatttatataaGCTTATTAATTGAGTTGGACCTTTGTGGGCTTGTAATCAACCACAATGATTTTCTCAAGTTGAGGCAGTAACTTGTTCGCATATTCGACATGATCTGGATGAGCAACATATTCAGCAATACCTTCAGTGCTCTCAAAGGTCGACACGAATATATGAGTAAAACCTTGATGCATGTTTTCAGCACTCACATCCTTACCCCTGTCACATAACAAGTTGAGAGATATATTTATATGGCATTCCTGTTTTCATTATTAAAGCATCTATTACAACTGATTAACGCCTGGGAAAAGCTTTAGTGTCTATTAAAAGcattaattttcttttgttctttATTTGTTTGATTTAACCATGGAGACAAATTAACTATACCTGGACATCAAATTCAGCTACTTATGTGCAAAGAAAATTCATTGTGACTAGGGTATTAAGATCATATATAGGCATGCTTTACACACAAAAACTCGGAGTATAGCAagaatatatagatatataccATCCACATTATATAACAAGATCAATTATTTTGCAAGTACATGAAAATTAGACACTCTCAGAATCCATCATtaccaaaataataaattctCAAACAATTTATGTATTTAATGTATCTGTAACCATTGCCCTCAAATCTTGCTCACAAAAGAATGCGGTATGCATCCAAAAACAGAATCATAAATGGACAAACTATCATCTGGGATTTGAAGCAGCAAACACAAAGTAATTTCGAACAAATAAAGAAACCAAGCTTGAATGAAAGAAGAATATACACCGAATTATGTGATTATATATACCAACAATTGCACAACTAACATGCTGCCAAACTTCATTTTAGATTATTTAAAGAAAGAATATTGCTGCTGCAAAACAATTAAAAGCAGCTGTTTCAAGGGGAAAATGGACAAATCAAATGTTTTTAGCAGAAGCAGGAACAAGTTAAAATCACCAATGTTACTACACATCGTTTCAGAATTGTAGAGAATTTGAATAAAGTGAATCTATCATAACCGCAATGCGGAAGTGTTTACAAAGCGTAGCCCCTAACTTGTATTTATACTAGAATGGAGTTGACTCAAAAGAAATAACAACTTGGTAAAAACGTGTTTCTACAAAAGCTCACTTCTAATACTCCCCCTCAAGACGGagaatgtatattttgaattccCATCTTGACTAACAGGTCCCGAAGCCTTCCTGGAAGAAGAGATTTGGTGAAAATGTCGGCCAATTGCAAATGAGAAGCAATGTAGAAAACCTTGTGAATTCCAGCTTGTATTCTTTCACGCACAACATGGCAATCGATCTCGATATGCTTTGTTCATTCATGAAAGACTGGATTTGAAGCAATATGTATAGCTGATTGACTGTCACTGAACAAGGCCACTGGACCAGCAATATGGACATGTAAATCTTTCAACAAGCATAGCATCCAGACCACTTCACAAGTATCATTTGCCATGGACCTATACTCCGCTTCAGCTGAAGATTTAGACACGGTATGTTGCTTCTTTGACTTCAAACAAAAGCAGGAAATTGATCTGCGAGTATCCGGGCAAGCTGCCCAATCAGAGTCTGTGAATAAACTCAACTTAAGAGCAGATGATAAACTATAGAACAGTCCTTGACCAGCTGTTCCTTTGATATATTTGAGCACCGAGTAAACTGCTTGCAGATGTTTATCTCGTAGAGCAGACACGAATTGGCTAAGCTTGTTAAAAGAATAAGCCAAATCAGGCCAAGTGACGGTAAGATATAGGAGTTTACCCACCAACTTGCGATACAAAGAGGAATCGGTGAGCAATTCACCATCATCATGTGTAAGCTTGACATTAACATCCATAGGTGTCGTTCGTGGTTTGCACCCAAGAAGACCGGTGTCAGTGAGCAGCTGTAAAGCATAGTGACGTTGACAAATATAAATGCCACGTTTTGATCTCGCAACTTCAATTCCAAGGAAGTATTTTAGATTACCTAAGTCTTTCAACTTAACAAGTGACCTATAACATAATGCGCCTGCCCTAGCTTCTGCCTCATCATTTGTGGCTATAACCACATCATTCACATAGACCAACAACGCTATGAATGCATCTTTATGAGTTCGAGTGAACAAAGAGTGATCGGCATGTGATTGGACAAAGCCAATACGAAGCAAAGTTGAGGAGAACTTTGTATACCATTGTCGCGATGCTTGTTTAAAGCCGTATAAGGACTTGTGTAACTTGCATACAGCGTGAGAAGGTAAGGACTCCCCCTTGATCTGATAGCCAGGAGGTAAGGACATATATACCTCTTCAGAAAGATCACCGTGCAAGAAggcattgttttttttttttaaaggaaacaatattttattataatgataATAAGTTTTACAAGAGCGGATAAGGCATTGTTCACATCCAATTGCATCAAGTGCCAGCCATGTATAGCAGCTAAAGCCAATAAACTCCGAACGGTAACAAGCTTGGAAACAGGGGAAAATGTCTCAAAGTAGTCAATCCCTTCTTGTTGAGTATATCATTTGGCCACCAAGCGAGCTTTATAGTGTTCTAGAGTCCCATCAGCCAAGAATTTTGCTATATATACACATTTACAACCCACAACACTCTTCTCGGGTGGCAAAGGAACAATGGTCCATGTCCCATTGCGTTCCAAAGCTTGAAATTCATCCAACATGGCTTGACGCCACTCCAGAGAAACAACAGCTTGAGAGAATGATTGGGGCTCAATAACAGTAGATATATTATTGACAAATGCTCTATAAGAAGGAGATAATCTGTGGTCATTGAGCACACTTTTCAATGGATGGATAGTAGAAGAAGAAATGGGAGAATTAACAGTGAAGCAATGGTAATCTCGTAGGTGAGACGGTTGAACCGAATGTCTACCAGAACGAGTGGAGGGAAGATGTTCACCATGATCAGAAGAAGAGATTGGTTCAAGCTGAGTTGGCAAAACACTATCACAAAAGAAATCATCATTGGGGAGGCTTTGACTCTCATGGAAAATAACATCACGAGATATGTAGGTTTCATTTGTTTCTAGATTGAGGAGTTTATACGCCTTATAGCCAGATGGGTTACCAAGGAAGACACATTTTATGGCTCGAGGAGAGAATTTGGTGCGTTGGCTTGGCAGTGTGGAGCCACAACACACACAACCAAAGGACTTGAGGTGTGTGTAATTTGGAAGTTTATGATACAACAACTCAAATGGAGATTTATCATTCAAACGTGGAGAAGGAGTTATGTTCATTAGATAAGTTGCGGTATTTATGCAATTGGTCCAATAGGACAAAGGAATGTGGGATTGAAACATCAAGGCTCGTGCAACATTCAGAAGATGTTGATGTTTGCGTTCCACAACAGAATTTTGTTGGGGACGTTCAACACAAGATTTATAGGAAATTATACCTTCTGATCTGAAGAACTAGGCAAAATTTAATTCATGGGCATTGTCTGATCTGACTGCCTTTATCTTGGTTCCAAATTGAGTCGAAACCAGCTTGCAAAAATCAGGGAAGATGGTTAGCACATCAGATTTTCTTTTCAATAAATGAATCCAAGTAAAACGTGAATGGTCATCAACAATAGTGAGGAAATATTTATATCCTTCGACACTTAATGGATAGAAGGGACCCCATATGTCAATGTGGATTAAATCAAAAGAAGCATAACGAATggaattatttgaaaagaatgGAAATCTTTTTTGCTTGGACATATGACAAATGGAACAGTCAAACAATTCATCATGTTTTATTGAATCAATACTTGGATTCTTTCCAATTACAGATAGTCTAGTAGCAGAAGGATAGCCCATACGATAATGCCATAACTTGTTTTGAGTAAAAGAGACATTACAGACAGTTGGAGATAGACTTGAGGTATCTAGAACATATAGGTTGCCAACTCGTTTACCTGTCCCAATCATCATGTCCCTGGTGAAAACCTGAATATGACAAGAATCAGAGGAAAAAGACACAGAACAATGCATATTTTTGGTTAATGCACTGATGGATATGAGATTAAAATGGAAAGCAGGAACACACAACACATTTTCAAGTATGAAGTTAGGGGACAGATGAACTGATCCTATATGTGTTGCTGGTGTATTGAAGCTGTCTGGAAGAGTAACTTTAGAGGAAACAGGTGTCGAGGTGTGATACATGGATAATGAGCAACAAATGTGGTGAGTGGCACCAGTGTCTAACACCCAATGCGTATGAAT of the Primulina huaijiensis isolate GDHJ02 chromosome 1, ASM1229523v2, whole genome shotgun sequence genome contains:
- the LOC140982029 gene encoding stress-response A/B barrel domain-containing protein HS1 — translated: MEEAKGEVKHILIAKFKDGISELQIKEYIEEYANLVNLVPSMKAFHWGKDVSAENMHQGFTHIFVSTFESTEGIAEYVAHPDHVEYANKLLPQLEKIIVVDYKPTKVQLN